DNA sequence from the Electrophorus electricus isolate fEleEle1 chromosome 19, fEleEle1.pri, whole genome shotgun sequence genome:
acaggTACCCACTCAGGTTTATTTAGATACCATGAGtatcatattttattatatatgtttTCGGTTATGTATGATGTGAACTACTTTGAATGATGTCACTACACCAAATAGTAACTTCTGTCTTATTCCACACAATCTGTATAAGTCAGTCTAAACTTCCAGGGTACGTTGTTCCATCAGCACCATTAAGTTAACCTATAGAGTATGGTATTGAAGAGTTGGTTAACTCCATATACATGAGTGCCTGGTGTCTGCAGTGAGAGGCAGTAGTACATGTAACAACAATCAAAACGTGCCCTGGATCTGCTAtccattacaaaaaaaaccctgcactAAAATATTGGTACAATAGTAGATCTTTACTTGGCTGCATGCTGGAGTGTGCACATATGGTGAAGCTGCATGCTGGGATATTAAATCTTCTGAAGTGGGTCAGTGTCCAGCAGTGGCAGATCATGTGGAGATGATTAGCTGCTGAGCTCAGCCCACAGTGGGTCAATCAGATCAGCAAGCGTTATCTAGGGATCCCTCCCATTGCAGGCCTGGAGAATACACACTGCTCAAAAAACACATGGTGAGGTGTGGGAACCAGTCTGAATGTCCCAAACTTATTGAAATGGTAAGGCACCTGTGATTTCCTATTTTGTGACTGAATGGATACAGGTGGTACATGTGCTGAGGGTGATACTGAAATTGAATAATATACACTGCATGATGCTGGTTACTTTATTaagcttgtttgtttaataaggTACAGTAGttaatttctttttctcaaTGATGAATTCCCTTTGGGAAGAGTAACTGGGGATAGCAAAGCAGAACCTTTTACTTTGATTTTGAGAAGTAAGACTTGATACATGCTTCAGGATTATACTtgtgtcaattttttttttttttttttttttacatctagcagttctcttttaaaaagtgtatcTAGAGTAACTTTAGATTATCAGAATGGCTATACAATGATAAAATATCTTACTGAAGTAGGCCTAGTTGTTTCTTGTTCTGTTTAGGATGGGTTAAGTTTtctgtttcagaaaaaaaacacagctatGTAATTTGAATGTTTCTGTGGGACAGTATACGGCTATGAGTTTTTatgagtttatttttgtttgtgtgggaaTATATGAATCTGTATGAATTTATGtgtggttgttttgtgttgggttGTACTAATCCAGACAACAGTTGGTGCAGTAAGATGGCAGATGGTGGCATGATATTTTTAGGCACCTTTCTTTTTTCTACAAAGAGTAATCATCTTGTGGTATGGTGtacactgtaatacatacaCGCCCATAGACACACAggcttaaaaacaaatttagcaCCATAGAGACATATGCTGAATAATTATAACAGATGCCATTTGTATAGTATTTATGAAGGTTTGGCATAGAGTCTTCTGATTAAACAGCTTGCTCTCTAGGAGTATTTCTGAGTACTTTGGGATTTGCTGTAAAGCATATTGTTTAAATCACGACAAAGAAAAGTGATCTCAATATAAAAGACTCCCAGCAGACTAATACATTCTGTCTTAATAGTTACTGCCTGACTCCACCTCAAATTGCGTCAAAAGTACTCGTTAATCCTGGTGCAATAATCAAAcatctttctctatctgtccATCTCTTTTGTACTGTGGGTTAATGTCCTCAGAGGACCAACTTCTTCATTTAAATTAAGAATTCACAAAACCTTTTGACAGCTGTAATCAACAGAGAGTCACATGTACACAATACTTTTGTATATGGTAATGCACAGAAAGGAGGTCTTCAGAGGAAATCAATGTGACACAGGGGCATTTTGCTAAGAATACAGTGCAGACTGTATAGACTTTCCTGAGAGGTCTGTACTATAATCATTCCAGCAATTGGCATTGTGTTCtcaaccttttttaaaaattattttgcactgtttgtgtggaaaaaaataagatttctttgcttttctccttctctcctgaaTTTGAGAAGAGGGAAACCCCATATTCAGATGTGTTACTGTGCAATGCTGTGACTCTTGGTGACTGTATCTGGAAAATCTGTGGTGTACTATATGCACAGTTTAACATCGAAAATGTTAGTTTGTAGGTAGAGCTAAGTGTGAGTGATTCTTCAAGAGCAGATATAATCATTCTACAAATCACTGAGCTACTTCTGCATTTGGCTTCTTTTAGAACTGACACTTTAAATTCACTCTACTGGTTGTCTCTATTCAAAGCAGAGTTACTTCAAAATCAAGCTGCATCAGcatagcagagagagagcgagagagagcgagagagggtgagagagagagaaagagagagagaggaggggggagagagagagagagagagagagagagagagagagagagagcaccttgAATTGATGCGTATGCATTATAATCTATACTTGTGCCAGAGTTAATGTATAATGGAATTTGGCAGTGACAGTCAAGTTAAAAAGGTCTGTGACTCCTCCAAACAGGGCTTATACAAAATTAAGATTGTACTCCAGAGAACATTGCCATCAATCAAAGCACACTGGTGTCTGGGACACCTTCACACAGTGGGACGTGGCCTATCAGGGCCCTAAAATAACTAGACACTATTATTGATCAGTGGCTTAATGTCCTCTGCACATTGATCTACCAGCacaggatgaaaaaaaaaatgagagagagagatggaaagaggcTCTGAGAAGTCAATGAGAGAgcttttctttatttgcttttgctAAAAGAGCATAGTGAAGCCACTACAATCCCATTGTCAAGCAGTTTGAATCTCACCCTGGCTATTCTCACCCCTTTCATACAAAGAGCACCCCTCCTCACATACTTTCAAGGTATATTagaatgtatatgtgtgtctgtataatgTACCTTTACACCTACATGTACCTATAGACACAGATTCATTCACAGTTTCTCTGGTGAGGTGTGGTACAATTTTTATGATTTCAAGCCTCAGGGCTGCTTACTTCTGAGCCAACAGTGGACTTTTAGACTAAACTACTTAACCTTAGGTGATGGTGATTTATGGACAGTAAGTCAAGTAAGTGGTTTCTGAACTGTTTTTCTCAGGTGTTGAGAGAGCGACTCATCTGACAACCCCGACATGCCTGAGCAGAGTAATGACTACCGTGTGGTGGTTTTTGGAGCAGGTGGTGTGGGCAAGAGCTCGCTTGTGCTCCGCTTTGTAAAGGGCACCTTCCGGGACACCTACATCCCCACAGTCGAGGACACCTACAGACAGGTGATCAGTTGTGACAAGAGCGTCTGCACACTGCAAATCACAGACACCACGGGAAGCCATCAGTTCCCTGCCATGCAGCGCCTATCCATCTCCAAGGGCCACGCCTTCATACTGGTCTACTCTATCACCAGCAAGCAGTCAATGGAAGAGCTGAAACCCATCTACCAGCAGATACTGGCCATCAAAGGTAGCATGGAGAACATCCCTATTATGCTGGTAGGCAACAAGAGCGATGAGACTCAAAGGGAGGTGGCAACCAATGATGGTGAGACTCAGGCCAATGCATGGAAGTGCGCCTTTATGGAGACATCAGCCAAAACCAACCACAATGTCACTGAGCTTTTTCAAGAGCTTCTCAACCTGGAGAAGAAACGCAACATGAGTCTAAATATTGATGGCAAACACTCAGGAAAACAGAAACGCACTGACAAACTGAAGGGGAAATGCAGCATCATGTAGGTACATGGCTGGTTAAACATGGATGAGACTATAGTTATAGATAGAATCTCTTTATCTCAAagggggatagagagtgagagtaaaGTGTGTTGTCAGTCAGTTGACATAGTAAATTCATACATATTTCCAGTGGCCTGCCTCTCCCCCAGACCCTGGAGTTCAACAGTCCTAAGCGATGATTTGGCCTAGTCATGTTCaatttgctcatgttcacacatgtgcacatcaCATCCATTAACCCCATTCCATCACTTACCACCATTCTGAAGGGATTGTATCAGCATCATGTCATTGTACACTATTAGTTTAATCTATGAACGAACTAACTAACTAACGGGTGGTTGCTCTGAGAAACATTCTTTTGAATACACCCTCATATCCATAATGTTAAAAATCTCTGTTGCTTAAGTTTCTTGAGCATGGCTGTGTGGTGCTACCACAGGATAAATAACAAGTTTTGGTCCGTATTGCTGTATATGCACATgtgctctgacagaaacatgaaGCAAAGGACCAGGTGGTTTTGGATGAGAAAAATATTATGAACATCAATGTAATTTCCTTTTGTCCTTTGTATGAATTGGACTGTGGTTTTAAcccattttttaaacaagtatAGAGAAATTAAACAACTTTTAGACTTTGGAAACAGGGAAATAACTAACATAGATATTCTTGATAAACCAAGTACTATGGTTCCAAAGATCTGTGCAAGTGTTGAGCAAAAGGCTACCCTCAATTGTGCAGCTAACTCCATTTGCATGTTTGCTTTCTCTATATCATACTAATCCTTTGTAGCAGGTAATATTTAAGACAATCATTTTGTTAAAGGTACTGTTGGAATAAGATGTTTGCTAGTAGAAATGAAATAGATCTCCAGAAACCCATGCTCTCTTGAAAGCATTCCAATACATCAACAacaatcttgtgtgtgtgtgtgtgtgtgtgtgtgtgtgtgtgtgtgtctgtgtgtctgtgtgtgtgtgtctgtgtgtgtgtggtgtgtgtgtgtgtgtgtgtgtctgtgtgtgtgtgttggggggataGAGAAAAATGGACCTGAGCTGTTCATCTGAATAGAaaggaatattttttaaaattgtgccTCTAGTTGAGAAACAACTAACTCTGAAAAGTTAGCATCTATCAACAATACAGAACGTTTTAACATCCCCAAATAATTTTGACTATACAAAGGAGGTGTCCATAAAAAGGCCATTTATAAGctacagtttgtgtttattctaaTTTATGCAGAGTAACATTGCTTGCTGATGGAAATATAGAGCTAAAGCCTTATTGTTTTGGCCTAGAACAGATTTAGTTTAACATTCATATTTGGTGTCCTACTAATGACCCAGCAACTGGGGAAAATGCAATCCTG
Encoded proteins:
- the diras1b gene encoding GTP-binding protein Di-Ras1b; translated protein: MPEQSNDYRVVVFGAGGVGKSSLVLRFVKGTFRDTYIPTVEDTYRQVISCDKSVCTLQITDTTGSHQFPAMQRLSISKGHAFILVYSITSKQSMEELKPIYQQILAIKGSMENIPIMLVGNKSDETQREVATNDGETQANAWKCAFMETSAKTNHNVTELFQELLNLEKKRNMSLNIDGKHSGKQKRTDKLKGKCSIM